The window CGGGTTGCCTCGCATCCAGAACAGGAGCAGCGGATAGACGGCGGTGGCCAGGAGAAGCCCGAGATAGAAAACCAGGGCGGCCAGATACTTCCCCAGCACCACCTCCCAGTCCCGCACCGGCGCCGTGAGCAACAGCTCCAGGGTCCCCAACCGCTGTTCCTCCGCCAGCAGGCGCATGGTCAGCACCGGGGCGACGAAGAGCAGGATGGTGGTCATCACCCCGAAGACATATCGCATGGTCGGCTCCGATCGGCTGAGGACGGTGAAGACCACGTCGGTGTAGAAGAAGAAGCCCATCATGGCCAGGAAGGCCGCGCCCACCAGATAGGCGATGGGCGAGACGAAATAGGCCCCGAGCTCGCGACGGGCGATGGCCCACACGTTACGCATCGATGCCCTCCTCAGTCCTGAGCGGTCACCTGAAGGAACAGATCCTCCAGGGTGAGGCCGACGGGCCGGAGCTCCAGCAGGCGCCACCCGCGGCGCACGATGGCCTCAGCGAGGACCGGGCTGGGATCCTCCCGGGCCTCGGGGGCCACCTGGATCTCATACACCCCCCGCTCCAGCCGCTCCACCCGATGCACCACGGGGAGTCCATGCAACGCCTCCGGGACCTGCGCGTCCGCCCCATCCACCCGCAGGAAGATGCGGTCCGGCCGCCGGCTGCGCAGGGCCTCCCCCAGCGTCATGTCCGCCCGGATCCGCCCCCGGTGGATGATCAAAACGCGGTCGCAGATCTGCTGGACCTCCGCGAGGATATGCGTGGAGAGCAGGATGGTGTGGGTTTTGCCCAGCTCCTGGATCAGCTCGCGCACCTCCCGGACCTGCCGGGGATCCAGGCCGATGGTGGGCTCGTCGAGGATCAGGACGTCGGGGTTGTGCAGGATGGCCTGGGCTAAGCCCACCCGCTGCCGGTAACCCTTGGAGAGCTTCCCGATGAGCGCGTCCGCTTGATCCTCCAGCCCGGTGAGGGCCATGGCCCGCTCCACCGCAGCCTTGCGGTTCGGAACCCCCCGGATCTCCGCCATAAAACCCAGATAGGCGCGGACGCTCATCTCAGGATACAGGGGGACGGTCTCCGGAAGGTAACCGATGTGGCGGCGGGCTTCCAGGGACTGGAGGACCGTGTCATAGCCGGCGATGCGGGCGCGGCCCCGGGTGGGCGGCATGTAGCCGGTGAGGATGCGCATGGTCGTCGTCTTCCCGGCCCCGTTCGGGCCCAGGAACCCGACGATCTGCCCCCGCTCCACGCGGAACGTCACATCTTCGATGGCGACCACCTGGTTGCCGTAGATCTTGGTCAATCCCTCCACTTCGATCATGACCGCTCACCCCGCTCCAGGATCATGGGGGAAAGACCACACCGCCCGGATCGTGGGCGCCCCACCGGAGATGGTTCGCAAGGAGGCGGTTGGCGACGGGCGGAACCGGAGGACACACCCTGCTGGAAAAGATCCGCAACGCCCATCGATCGGCCGCGACATCCGCCTCCGACATGCAACGCCTCACCGACTATGCCGGTGAGGCCTCCGAATCCGGACATGATTTTATAGACAAGCGGGGGAAGAGCTGTCAAATCGGCTCCGGGCTCGGGTGTGTCCCAAAATGACAACTGCTCGCAGTTGTCCTACAAAGCGGCCAGGCCCGACAAAATTGGGACACACCCCCGGGCTCTGCCCTTCACAGCGCCCGCATCCCATCCCACCCGATCTCCACCGGACCATCAAACGTCTCGCGGGCGCGGGCGATCCACGCCTCCCCATCCACCTCCGGAGGCAGATGGACCAGGATCAGCCGGCGGGCGCCGGCCTCCCGGGCGATCCGCCCGGCGCCTTCCGGTGGGGTGTGCCCGGGATAAGCGCCCGTGGCTTCGTGGATCAGCACCTCGACCCCCCGGGAGAGGCGGGCCATCGCCGGGCACGGTTCGGTATCCGCGGAATAGGCCGCCGTGCCTTCGGGAAGCTCGATCCGCAGGGCCAGGGTGGGCACGCTGTGGACCACCGGGGCGGCCAGCAAGCGGACGGAGCCTGAAGCTTCCACCATGGAATCCGGCTCCGGAGGGATCGGCCGCCAGTCCACCGGGAACATGCCGGCCCACGAGCGCCATTCGAAGAGGTCCAGCAGCGCCCGGGCCCGCTCCAGCGCGTCCTCGGGCCCTGCGATCCAGAGGGGATCGGCCCGCCGCAGCAGCCAGAGGCCCATCAGAAGCCCGGGGAGGCCGCTCAGGTGATCCGGGTGACGGTGGGAGAGAAAGATCCCCCGCAACCGCATGGGATCCATGCCCATCCGACGGAGGCGGTGCAACGGCGATCCTCCGGCCTCAATGAGGATCAGCCCGTCGGCCGCCTCCACCACCAAGCTCACGTAATCCCGCCGGCCATCCGGGACCGCACCGGAGGTCCCCAGCAACCAGAGGCCCATCCGCGCCCTCCATCCGATCCCGTGTT is drawn from Thermoflexus hugenholtzii and contains these coding sequences:
- a CDS encoding ABC transporter ATP-binding protein encodes the protein MIEVEGLTKIYGNQVVAIEDVTFRVERGQIVGFLGPNGAGKTTTMRILTGYMPPTRGRARIAGYDTVLQSLEARRHIGYLPETVPLYPEMSVRAYLGFMAEIRGVPNRKAAVERAMALTGLEDQADALIGKLSKGYRQRVGLAQAILHNPDVLILDEPTIGLDPRQVREVRELIQELGKTHTILLSTHILAEVQQICDRVLIIHRGRIRADMTLGEALRSRRPDRIFLRVDGADAQVPEALHGLPVVHRVERLERGVYEIQVAPEAREDPSPVLAEAIVRRGWRLLELRPVGLTLEDLFLQVTAQD
- a CDS encoding ABC transporter permease subunit; the encoded protein is MRNVWAIARRELGAYFVSPIAYLVGAAFLAMMGFFFYTDVVFTVLSRSEPTMRYVFGVMTTILLFVAPVLTMRLLAEEQRLGTLELLLTAPVRDWEVVLGKYLAALVFYLGLLLATAVYPLLLFWMRGNPDVGPILSGYLGMALFGAALLSIGLFSSSLSQNQVVAAVVGIGLVILLAVASLPADGITNPILQQILNHLDLRNHLLNFRRGLIDTADIVYYLSVTAAFLFLTVQILNSRRWR
- a CDS encoding MBL fold metallo-hydrolase: MGLWLLGTSGAVPDGRRDYVSLVVEAADGLILIEAGGSPLHRLRRMGMDPMRLRGIFLSHRHPDHLSGLPGLLMGLWLLRRADPLWIAGPEDALERARALLDLFEWRSWAGMFPVDWRPIPPEPDSMVEASGSVRLLAAPVVHSVPTLALRIELPEGTAAYSADTEPCPAMARLSRGVEVLIHEATGAYPGHTPPEGAGRIAREAGARRLILVHLPPEVDGEAWIARARETFDGPVEIGWDGMRAL